The genomic region GTTGCCGAGCCCACAATCTTCGGACTTCACAATCTCAACATGGTATATACCTTGGTCAAGCTTTTCCACAAACCCTATGGAATCGTCATCAACAAATGTGAAGACGACTATAACCTGATCGATGACTTCTGTAAAAAAGAACACATTGAAGTATTGCTGAGAATTCCCTTTGACAAACAGACAGCACAGGATACAGCAAGAGGAAAGCTAGCTGTACGGCAAAATGCAGCAATGAAGCAATCATTCATGTCCCTTGCAGACAAATTGAGAGAAAGGACAAAAAAGTGAAGAAGATATTGGTACTGTCAGGGAAAGGTGGCACAGGAAAGACAACCATCACCTCTGCCCTGATTACCCTACTCTCTATCAAGGCCTATGCTGACTGTGATGTCGATGCACCAAACCTCCACCTTGTCTGTGATGACAATCATTGGGAGAAAAAAGACACTCCTTTCTTCGGTATGCCGATATCACAGATAGATACTGCAAGATGTACAGGCTGCGGGCGTTGCCTGCCAGTCTGTCGTTTCGATGCAATAATCAAAAAGGGGAAATACATATTCCGTAGACCCATATGCCTGTGAAGGTTGCGGTGTCTGTCAGTATGTCTGTCCTGAAAAAGCAATCAGCGATGTACAGAATCAAAGTGGTACCTGCAGTGTCCATAAAGGAAATGATACAATCTTTTCAACGGCACAGCTGACCATAGGCAGCGGCAACTCAGGAAAGCTCGTCTCGCAGGTAAAGAAAAACCTTGAAGATGCATGCCAAGACATCAGTTATGCCATCATCGATGGTTCCCCTGGCATCGGCTGTCCCGTCATAGCCTCACTTTCAGGTGTAAATCTAGCACTATTGGTCACCGAGCCGACTGCAAGCGGATTAAGTGACTTGAAAAGAATCGTACATACAGCCAGAATCTTTTCCACATCCATGGCAGTCTGTATCAACAAATATGACTTGGACGATGAAGGTTGCAAGAGCATTGAAGCTTATTGCAGACAAGAAAAGCTCCCGTTGGTCGGTCATATCCCATATGACAGGGAAGTATCAAGAGCCATCAACAGAGGTGAAACCATAGCAAAAATCGATTGTCCCGCCAGGACTGCCATTGTAGAAATGGCAACAGAACTACGGCCGTTATTACGATAGTCTCTTTTTGAAACAACTACCGATAGCTGACGAAAAGCTTTTTTTTTCGTATCTTATAGGTAAGAAAATTTGTTTCAGGAGACAAAATGACCGATTATTTCCAGCAATTGATATTGGAACCAGACATACGGGATCTTAAGGAGTTTGCCAGAAGACAAGATCTCATTGCGAAATTCCAAAAAGAAAAAAGAGATGCTTTCAATAGACTCGGCCCTTTCTCCCTCCCTGCCCTTGTCTATGAAGGGCGACTTTATGACCTTTACACAGCTGAAGGTGAATATGACACGGCTTTGCAATCAGCAAAGACAATCTACCAGGGACTTTCACATTCCAAAGAACAAAGCAATGACAGCGTAGTCGAAGCATTCCTCAATCTTGGAGAATCCTATCTCAATATGCATGACGTGATGAGAGCCGGTGCCATAGCAGCAAAAGCGAATCTATACACCACGGGGAAGACAGAACCACAGTACCACGAACTGATGGCTCGGCTTGCAAAAGCCAACGGAAGCAAGGACAAGGAATTGTCCCACTATATTGAAGCATACAAAACTACAGTAGCGAACCACGGTGGCAATAACACCCGTCTCAGCAACCTGCAGGCAGCCTTGGCCCTTTGTTATGAAAAACAGGGATATTTCCAGAATGCTACCTATAACTATACCATTCTGCTAAGAGATGCCGACAAACTGGAACTATCGGCAGAAGAAAGGATTTCCTTGGAAGCCAGAAGAGCTTACTGCCTATCAAAAAACGGGCAACCTCAACTTGCAAAACAATTGATGGAATTGGCTTTGGCCAAAGCAAAGGAACAGCTGAGACCAAAGCACCCTACTACCATCAGAATTGAAAAACTGATGGAACAATTTCCCATTCCCGATGATGCAGATTCCTTTCCCCCTGCTTCTGTTACAGAGCCCCCACTGAAAACATAGCATCTTTTCCTGTCTTGTGTCTGTCGTTTTCATGTGTTCACAAAAGAAAGGTTGCAAACAGCGTGTTTCAAGTTTATGCTTACAGATGTAAACTTGTAGTGTTGTATTATTTACCAGCTTACAAAGGTCAGGCAGCACATAGCATTCAATCTTTTTGACTTATGGGAAAACAGTCTCTATACCTATGTGGGACTTGACAGTTTTTCAAGATTCTGCCTGATGACAATACCACGAGCTGACAAAGAGGGTTCGGGGAATCCTGGATTTTGCAAGAGGAGGACGGCAAGTATGGATACATATTTCCAGTTGCAACTTGCCAAACATAAATGACCAGACGACAGCTAAAGAAAATATGCTATGTTTCCATTCTTATTACAAGTGTCTTGTTCAGTCTGACAGGATGCAAGAAAAAACAACAGGCTGAAGCAGAGGTTCCTGCCACACAGACCGTCGTACAAAAAGAAAAGATTGATGTGCAACCAGCCGTGAAGGAACCAGTCCCAGTAACAGCAGAATCAACTTCTCAGGAAAAGGCAGCTACTGAATCAGTTACAAAACCTCAAACAGAACAGACATTGCAATCTGACACACAAACTGCAGTAACGCAACAAAGCGCCCCCGAAAAGGAACAGAAATCCCAACAGTTCTTCAAAGCCTCAGTCTATGGATTCCAGATAAAGGATGGAAAGCTTTATCTTAATGATCTGTTGCTCAGTAATTCACCGGTAGCACAAGACACTGCCGATGCTACTTCAGAAACCTTTGTCCTTGACGACGGTGCAAGCCTTTCTGCCAAAGCAGATGGAACAATCCTGGCGAAGCTTCCAAATGACATCACCATACAGACAGACCATCTTTTCCAGACATTCCAGACAAGTTTTCGTACCTTGCTGATTACCGATGCACCTATAACTTCATTCGTAGCAAAAGACAATGCCTATGACTGTTCTTACGGTTCCAAGCTGTCAATGCAAGATGCCCCAGAATCATTGACAGTAACGTTTGGCAGACTGAGTATGGCTATTTCTGCAGAATCGGCAACGACCTACTTTGATTCCATGCAGGTGGAAAATTCAAAAGTAGCGGCATTCACGGCAAATACCAAAGGCTTTGTACTCACCTACACAGATGGAATCAAAATCTCAGCAGATTTAGACGGAAACTATACCTATACGTTCTCCAACGAAAACACAGTGAATGTTTCCTCTGACAGCATGGAAATCAACAACAAGGCTACAAAAGCCCAGCTCAAAGGGACGTTTGGAAAAGCAACAGCCGATGCTTCTGCAAATACAATCACCATTGTGACAAACAAGGAAGATACAGCTACCATCGATATGGAAGGCAACATCATCATACAAAAACCTGAAGTTCCTGCAGAACCGACCATCGAACCTGTAACTGAAAAGGAAGAAGCTCCTATAGAACAAGACAAAACCGCTTCACAGGAACCTGTCGCTGCACAACCACCTAAAGAAAATAATATACCTGATGGCGAAGATATCTTTGCAGATATGGCAATGACTACAAAAATTGAAGCACCCTCACAATGGACACTGACCGCAGACCTGGAACCTGACTTATACTGGCAGAAAGACCTTGGCATAAGCATAGGGGGTACGGTCAATGTAGGATTTTCTTATCGTCTGGACAAAGACCTGAAGACAGGCATATCACTCGGATATACATATGGCACCATCTATGATTCCAGCGATGATAACCAACGCATGAATCTCAGGGCATTCATACGCAAGGATTTCCAACTGTCCATTCCAATATACGTACAGGCAAGTGCAGGTTTTATAATCAATCTCTTTTCTTCCGTTTCAGCAACTACCCCAGTCGTATTAGGCATTGAGACAGGCACCACATTTCATATGGCAGACAAACTTTCACTGCTGGTCGGCATCGGAGAAGACTTCATGCCTTCCACGGATACAATAGGCAATACAGTCTACGGGAAAATAGGAGTTGAATATTCCCTATGATATGTCGAATCCATAGAACAGAAAATCGAGTCTTGGGTTATTGTCCTGCAGATGGTATAGTCTTGCCATGAAAGCAGAAACCCTAGAACTTACATCAGCTTCAAACGGAGGGAAAAGCCTATACGACCTGAGACAACAGGTCACCTTCTTTTTGTCAGATCTTCCGCTTGAAATCATTGCATTTCATCTTTCTGCCTATCTGCAGGCAATACTGGGGCATGGCGGCAAAAGGAAAAGTGAGACGACGATCACAGCTTCTTCCTTTGCTACAGTATTGGCCTCTGGAAGACATATTACGACTTGCAATGATATCGAAGGATGGCACTTGGAGTCATTACGGACAGCAACAGCCACAATTATCCCTATCCTGCGTGAACAGCAGCCTACGGAACTGTTTGCCTGCTATCAGGGAAACAGAGAAAAACAGGCAATCCATCCGAGGCTGTTCTTATCAAGCAACAACAGCTTGGATTGCCTCGACAATACTTTATCTGCAGGATGTCGGCTTGATGAACTTACTGCATGGTGGAAAAAAGAAGAAGAACAGAATGCGCCACAGTTGTCTCTCTTGCGGCCCGTCGTACAGAAAGCCATGCCTGCCCATTGCTATCTCCAGGTCCCCAAAAAGAGTTCGCAGTCTGATCTTACCCTGACAGGACGTTTGCTTGATGGTGTTCGGCTGAATCTGCTGAACGAACAATGCAAGGACAGACTTTGCATCATCATGGATCTTGCACGGCGTTTTATCCTGGCAGGAATCGGTTGCAAGCATCCTTTTGAACAGGAAGGCTTAGTCCTCATGTTCGGCATAGAGCCATCTTTCCCTTCTTTGCTGCTGTCACTTTTCCCCAATTTGCAGGTACTGGCAACAATTTCCAGACTACCACAACCACAGGATGTAACTTTTTCCTGTATGGTCTATGATGGCAGGGAATTGGAGGAAAAATAATGGACTATTGCATGGAATGCGGTACAAAGCTGGAAGAACGCTTTCTCGAAGGAGAAGGCAACGTACCTTATTGCCCTACTTGCCAGCAGTTCCGTTTCCCGGTTTTTTCAACTGCAGTCTCCATGGTCGTGCTGAATCCAACCATGGACAAGATATTGCTCATCCAACAATATGGACAACCCTTGAATGTTCTCGTTGCAGGGTATATCAGCAAAGGGGAAAATGCCGAGCATGCTTCCCATCGTGAAATAATGGAAGAAATAGGCATTGAGGCCAAAATGCTTTGCTACAACAAAAGCGAATACTATCCGCGGACAAATACAATTCTGTTCAACTATACGTATGTTGCAGCATCTGAAGATCTGAACCATACGAACAGAGAAGTTGACAAGGCCGGTTGGTATTCCTTTGGCGAAGCAAGGCAAGTCATCAAGAAAAATAGCCTTGCAGAGAATTTCCTACGTTACTATTTGGACAAAGTAGAGAATACAGGGAAAAAGAATCCGTGCTGAAACATCAACGTGCAGGAACCTCCAACTATTTCCTTTAAAATTCTTGAGCAACAGCAAGTATGATTACCATATAGTTGAAGCAGACCATGGATATATGGTAGTATATCGGAGAAAGGGAAAGAAGTTCTCCCACGGCTATGCCGAAACCGCTTGTCAAAGCTGATGACTTCTGTGTCAGGCAGAATCGTCAGTTTTTTTGTTTGGTAAGGTCCATTTTTTATCTTTGTCATAAAAAAGACATAATCTGCAAAAGGTGCTCCATAACAAAACGGAATTGTGATTCTGCCCTGAAAAGGGAGTAACTATGTTTTGTAGCCTCTTGTTCCTTACACGGCAGCAGTATGACCAGCCACGTCGTACAGATATGCCAGACTATTTCAAAGACCTGAATCTTGATCAGATATTTGAGCCGATTCTGAAATCAAAGCAAAGATTCAAACTGGAAGAATTCTTTTTCACTGTACTGCATGACCCAGCCATCATTGCCTATAGGCAGGAAATCATGCAGGAAATGGAAAATATTGATCTCCAAGTTTTACTTTCCGAGTTTTCAAAAACTATCTATGGCCTTGGTTATTATATGGAAATCCTCCGAAAAGAATTATCCAAGACAGATGTGCACAGCAGTTATCTTGACAAAGGACATATGCTGGATACTGCAGATGAATATTGCCACATTGTCTCCGCACTTTCACAGAAACTTTCAAGCATAACTATCCATTCACAGGGTCTGTGTCACTTCACCGAATATCTTTCTGCTTATGAAAGTTCAGAGCCTTATATGCAGCTCAAGACCCAAGTAAAAAAACTTCGCAAAGAACTTTCTACTGTACATTATTGCATGTTAATCAAAAACGGGACCATCCGTGTCCGTAAATACGAAAATCAATCTGACCATTCAAAACAAATCCTTTCAATCTTTGAAAAATTCCGCCAAGGAAACGTAAAAGATTATCGGCAGACTTTTACCGAAGAACCTTCTGCTGTACATGTCGAAACTGCTGTATTGGATTTGGTTGCAAGACTTTACAAAGATATATTTACAGACCTTGATGGTTTTTGTTCCACATTTCTTCATTTTGATGACAAAATACTCCTTCGCTTTTCAAGAGAATTACAATTCTATCTTGTATGGCTTGAAGCAATCCGTCCGCTTCGAAAAGCAGGTCTCTCATTCAACTACCCAGCAATCTGTGATACTCCCGATTGCATATATAACCAAGGAGGATTCGATCTTGCCCTGGCATTTTCACTTGAAGGGAAAACCATTACAAATGATTTTTCATTGCACACACCGGAACATATTTTGGTCATCACAGGGCCTAACCAAGGAGGAAAGACCACCTTTGCCAGGGCTTTCGGCCAACTGCATCATCTTGCTTCACTTGGTCTCTGTGTGCCAGGGGAAAAAGCTGCAACATATCTTTTCGATAATATATTCACCCATTTCGGTAAAGAAGAAGATATATCTACCCTGAATGGAAAACTGCAGGATGACCTTATAAGGCTTCATGATCTGCTAGGAAAAACCACTTCAAAAAGTATTATCATTGCCAATGAAATTTTCTCTTCTACAACACTTTCAGATGCACTTTACTTAGGCAAACAGATGATGGATGCATTTGCTTCATCGGGATCACTTGCTGTGGTCGTGACATTTCTGGACGAATTGGCCTATCACGGTACTGATACCGTCAGCATGATGAGTACAGTCCAGCAGGATAATCCTGAGCAACGGACCTATAAAATCATCAGAAAGCCACCAGACGGCCTGGCTTATGCTCTCTATATTGCAGAAAAACATGGATTGACCTACAAGCAACTCAATAAGAGGCTTAAAAAATGAAAGTACATCTCATGTTCCGTAACAAGGATTTTGAAGAACAGAAACAGTGTTTCTGTAAAGACACACTGGAAACGGACCTTGCACTGACATGCATGCTTTCGGCAATGTCACAGAAAGACGATGTCGTTCATACTACCTGCAGTTCTGCATTATTCAGTCCGTTGCAGCCCCTAGAGGAAATCCACTACCGTCAGGAAAATCTACGTGATGCACTTCAGAATCCTGATGTGATACGACAGCTTTACGATATTACAGTCAAGACAGAACAGAAAAAAAGGAATTCCTTGCAATGGCTATTTCATTCAGCTTACCTCTCCAGCACATTCTCAAGTGCCGTCAATCTCTTACAGTTATACACCAAGGTATTGATGGAGCTACGCCAAATTGCAGATATCAATCTATCCTATTTCCATTCAGAGGGATTCCATAATCTGTTCACTATGTTCCAGCAGGAATTGAATGATGAGTACTTTATAGAGGTACAATCTCATCTGGATGCATTGAAAGAGGATAATGAAAGCATATTGATCAGTGCTTCACTCGGCAACTATATGCAAGGGGTCAATTATGTACTTCGTCGCAAGATTCCCAAAAGATTTTGGTGGCGTTGGCATGTTGCTCCGTCGTATACCATAGCACCTCGTGATGATTCCGGAGCAACAGATTTGAGCATGCGGCGAGGCAGGGCCATCAATGAAGCAACGAATGCACTGGCACAAGCTACGGAACACATAGAATGTTTCTTCGCTATGCTGCGCAGAGAGCTGGCCTTCTATATCGGCTGTCTCAACCTTGCCGATAAACTTCATGAACTTGGTATGCCTACCTGTATCCCTGATCTGCAATCTATGGAAAGTACTGATCGCTCTTGGCAAGGGCTGTATGATATAAGCCTCGCGCTTACAAAGGATAAAGCTGTTGTAGAAAACAATTTGGATGCAAAAGACAAGCAGTTGTATATCATCACGGGGGCCAATCAAGGCGGTAAATCCACTTTTCTACGTAGCGTAGGACAATCTCAGCTCATGGCACAATGCGGTATGTTTGTAGGAGCTAGCAGTTCTTCACTACCTCTCCGCAAGGGTGTCTTTTCCCATTTCAAAAAAGAAGAGGATACAACGATGAAAAGTGGTAAACTGGATGAGGAACTGGCACGTATGAGCGAACAGGCAGACCATCTGGCAAAAGGAGACCTGATGCTGTTCAATGAGTCCTTTGCGTCAACGAAACGAACGTGAAGGTTCAGAAATATGCCGACAAATTACACAGGCTCTGATTGAAAACGACATAGAAGTTTTTTTCCGTGACTCATCTTTACACGTATGCCGTTGCGTTCATGGAAAACACAAAAACACAATATCTTAGGGCCCAGCGATTGGAAGCTGGAAAGCGAACCTTTGAAATTGTTCCTGGCAAACCGTTGGATACAGCTTTTGGAGAAGATTTGTATCATAAAATCTTTTCTATCCCCAGGACGATACTACAGGGAATCGCCTAGCATAATCAGATACAATCTTGGATGAGATTATACAAAGAAGAACAGCAAGTTGCTAGTATATAAAAAAGGAGACAAGCAAACAAGGAAGTATGGCAATGGAATGGAATCCTGGACTTTGTGACCACAAGCACGGCTTCGTATCAAAATACGGCGAAGACGTCGTAAATTTACTTGCTCCCCAAAAAGGTGAAAACATTTTGGATGCCGGTTGCGGTATCGGTAATCTGACCAACCTAATAAGCGGTTCAGGCGCTGATGTCATCGGAATCGACAATTCTGAAGAAATGATAAAAAAAGCCCACAAGAAATATCTCCAGCTTAAATTAGCCATAAAATCCGTAGACAACCTTGGCTATGAAAATAAATTTGACGCTGTTTTTTTCAAATGCAACACTTCATTGGGTACTGGAAAAAGAAAAAGCAGCAAAATCCATTTATGCCAGTCTGAAAGCTGGTGGAAGATTCGTCTCGGAATTCGGAGGAAAGGGAAATGTCAACAATATAATTTCGGCATTGAGAATTTCCCTAAGAAAACACAAGGCCCTTGAAGCCGCAAATAAAGTCATCTGGTACTACCCTTCCTTATCGGGATATACTTCTCTACTCGAAAAAAATGGCTTTCGAGTGACATTTGCAACTCATTTCGACAGGGCAACACCACTGGATGGTAGCAATGGGATCAGGAACTGGATCCGTATGTTCGGAAAACCATTCTTTGAAGGTCTGGATGATGCAACTATTGAAAACATCCTCGCTGATGTCGAAAAACAAGTCAAACCGACAAATTTCAAGAATGGACAGTGGTTTGCAGACTATGTACGCTTAAGGATCATGGCAATCAAGTGAATTCGTCTGTCCTATCAATCTTTGCTTTCATATTGCCCCGAAGTTCTGAATAACTAATGTTTATTCAAAGAAGCAGTTGCCTGTTCTTTTTTCATTTGCTGTTTATGCTGATACATCAGTTTGTCAGCTTTCTGTACCAATGCATCGACACCCATATCATTGTTTTCCTTAATGTCCAGACAACCATAACTCACACTCCATGGTATAGAACAGTTCACTTCCCTACCCTTTTCTCCAAGGATTGAGTTGATCTCAAGAAGATGTTCCTTAGCCATCGAAAGGGATTCCACCTCACAGACAGCGAGAAACTCATCTCCTCCAAACCGAGCGATTCTGTCACTACCATGCATAAATTGTCGCAGTACCCTGACAAATGTACTGATAAACAAATCTCCTTTGTCATGTCCAAGCTGATCATTGATTCTTTTTAGGTTGTTCAAATCAAAAAAACAAAGAATAGGCGAGGCCCCAGCATTCTGGCTTTTATCTATAGCTTGTTGGATAAATTTGAATCCAGCTTTCCTGTTGTAAGTTCCCGTCATGATATCGCGAGTAGCGTCATGATACAATTGTTTATGTAATTCTATGTTTCGTTCTTCCTTACGAGTCCACAGATATGCCAATAGTAATATGATTGGAATTGCCACAAAAGCCAATAATAAAAAAACTTGCTTAGCCAAGGAAATATATTTTGCCCAACGGTTCGGCGAAAGTTCGGCAAGTATAAATAACTCTGGACTGTCATGACCAATTGAAAAAGTTTCGAACTGTGGATTCGTATTTAACTCAAGAATCTTGAATACTACAGGGTTAGAGGAGTCAACCAAAGAAAAGAAGTCTAGACGATGTCTATAGGTATAAAGTCCAGAAGAATTCTGCACCATCATTTTCCAGAGATCGGGATTTTGCTGTTCAATGTTTTTCCCAATGAAACTTTTCAACTCGCTGTCTTCACCTACTACACTACCTAAGCAGTTGCCATGTGAATCTATCACATGAATGATACATTCTTCTTCATAGGCAAATTTGTGTAACAAGGCTTCCACATCATCGGCAGACCAATCGAGAATGAGAAAACCAAGTGGGTCTGAAGTTGTTTTATCATAAACTTTAACTATATACCGAATGTTTGCAGGAAAAGTTTCATTTAGACTGGTCAAAACCATATTGAGATTTTGCGGATACACATGGATGTAATCTTTCTGGAAATTTTGGAATAAAGAAAAAAAAGAAAAAGAATTATCAGCTGTTTTCTGTATATCGTCATTGTATATAATTTTTATGCCCGAATCATCCCTTTTGATTCTCAGGAATTCTGTACCTGATGTATCAAACAATTGTATGGAGCGATAACCTTGATGACTTTGAAGTAATGAAGTAGCAATGTTACTGAAAGCATTTATAGCCTTTGGGTTATTATAGAAAACTTGGTCATTTCCCCCAACACTAGCAAGAAAAAAGACATCTTCGATAACTGTTTCTTTTCTTTCTGACATCCGGGTAATGAGAACCTGTAAATGTTGAAGTTCATTCTGCTCAAATACAATACGTTTTTCATGATTGGTAAATACATATACGGCAAACAACCATAGTATTAGTATTCCCCATGACAGTATAAAAAGAAGAAAAGTACGCTTAATAACAAATACCGATATTTTTTTCATACGTTCTCACATCAAAGAAATTCACAAAATAATCTATCCGACTAAAACCACCTGTATTTAAGCACCTTTTTAGTATATCATGGTAAAACTCTATTGTCTTTCATATAATTCATAAATATGCAATATATTTCCTAATTATTAAATGCATTCGTCATAATGCCTACGATAATTAGCGTTATTTCCGTCGATAGTTCCTCTATTCTGATAGCATGAAAAAACCATTACTCAGTATATCAGGCAATCAACATGTCATTCTTAACAATACTATACCAGAATTTATTTTATCATAAACTTTGACAATATACCGAATATTTACGGAAAAGTTTTCATTTATAATGGACAAAACTAAATAAAACCATTGTATATATGATATGAGTTTTTACAAACTGTAAATCAAAAGTGTCAATTAACACTTGGAAAAAGATTACATCTTGTTATTAATTTAGCTCATACACAAAGTTGCTTTGACCTGACCTATAAAGTGACCACCAACGAAGCTGGTGGTCACCATTAATCTTTTTCAAAAACATAATTCAAGCGGTTGACCTTATTTGTCAAATAATTCCGCAGTGCGTTTAAACATACTTTCAACAGCCATTTTTGGTGTATAATTTTCCTTTAAAATCCATTTTTGAATTTCATTGTTAATAATTACGTCTTTAACTCCTGCATATTTATGCACCCTGACCAATCAGTTTCGAGTTTTGC from Spirochaetia bacterium harbors:
- a CDS encoding DNA mismatch repair protein MutS; translated protein: MKVHLMFRNKDFEEQKQCFCKDTLETDLALTCMLSAMSQKDDVVHTTCSSALFSPLQPLEEIHYRQENLRDALQNPDVIRQLYDITVKTEQKKRNSLQWLFHSAYLSSTFSSAVNLLQLYTKVLMELRQIADINLSYFHSEGFHNLFTMFQQELNDEYFIEVQSHLDALKEDNESILISASLGNYMQGVNYVLRRKIPKRFWWRWHVAPSYTIAPRDDSGATDLSMRRGRAINEATNALAQATEHIECFFAMLRRELAFYIGCLNLADKLHELGMPTCIPDLQSMESTDRSWQGLYDISLALTKDKAVVENNLDAKDKQLYIITGANQGGKSTFLRSVGQSQLMAQCGMFVGASSSSLPLRKGVFSHFKKEEDTTMKSGKLDEELARMSEQADHLAKGDLMLFNESFASTKRT
- a CDS encoding NUDIX domain-containing protein — translated: MDYCMECGTKLEERFLEGEGNVPYCPTCQQFRFPVFSTAVSMVVLNPTMDKILLIQQYGQPLNVLVAGYISKGENAEHASHREIMEEIGIEAKMLCYNKSEYYPRTNTILFNYTYVAASEDLNHTNREVDKAGWYSFGEARQVIKKNSLAENFLRYYLDKVENTGKKNPC
- a CDS encoding class I SAM-dependent methyltransferase produces the protein MEWNPGLCDHKHGFVSKYGEDVVNLLAPQKGENILDAGCGIGNLTNLISGSGADVIGIDNSEEMIKKAHKKYLQLKLAIKSVDNLGYENKFDAVFFKCNTSLGTGKRKSSKIHLCQSESWWKIRLGIRRKGKCQQYNFGIENFPKKTQGP
- a CDS encoding DNA mismatch repair protein MutS — its product is MFCSLLFLTRQQYDQPRRTDMPDYFKDLNLDQIFEPILKSKQRFKLEEFFFTVLHDPAIIAYRQEIMQEMENIDLQVLLSEFSKTIYGLGYYMEILRKELSKTDVHSSYLDKGHMLDTADEYCHIVSALSQKLSSITIHSQGLCHFTEYLSAYESSEPYMQLKTQVKKLRKELSTVHYCMLIKNGTIRVRKYENQSDHSKQILSIFEKFRQGNVKDYRQTFTEEPSAVHVETAVLDLVARLYKDIFTDLDGFCSTFLHFDDKILLRFSRELQFYLVWLEAIRPLRKAGLSFNYPAICDTPDCIYNQGGFDLALAFSLEGKTITNDFSLHTPEHILVITGPNQGGKTTFARAFGQLHHLASLGLCVPGEKAATYLFDNIFTHFGKEEDISTLNGKLQDDLIRLHDLLGKTTSKSIIIANEIFSSTTLSDALYLGKQMMDAFASSGSLAVVVTFLDELAYHGTDTVSMMSTVQQDNPEQRTYKIIRKPPDGLAYALYIAEKHGLTYKQLNKRLKK
- a CDS encoding sensor domain-containing diguanylate cyclase, which produces MKKISVFVIKRTFLLFILSWGILILWLFAVYVFTNHEKRIVFEQNELQHLQVLITRMSERKETVIEDVFFLASVGGNDQVFYNNPKAINAFSNIATSLLQSHQGYRSIQLFDTSGTEFLRIKRDDSGIKIIYNDDIQKTADNSFSFFSLFQNFQKDYIHVYPQNLNMVLTSLNETFPANIRYIVKVYDKTTSDPLGFLILDWSADDVEALLHKFAYEEECIIHVIDSHGNCLGSVVGEDSELKSFIGKNIEQQNPDLWKMMVQNSSGLYTYRHRLDFFSLVDSSNPVVFKILELNTNPQFETFSIGHDSPELFILAELSPNRWAKYISLAKQVFLLLAFVAIPIILLLAYLWTRKEERNIELHKQLYHDATRDIMTGTYNRKAGFKFIQQAIDKSQNAGASPILCFFDLNNLKRINDQLGHDKGDLFISTFVRVLRQFMHGSDRIARFGGDEFLAVCEVESLSMAKEHLLEINSILGEKGREVNCSIPWSVSYGCLDIKENNDMGVDALVQKADKLMYQHKQQMKKEQATASLNKH